From one Stieleria sp. JC731 genomic stretch:
- a CDS encoding Lpg1974 family pore-forming outer membrane protein, producing MGLRHFLFGAAIAFTIGSCSSSYAQEIELGSYDSLLDRVEKLEQKASAPVHYTAPRACACDTSQKGIYGKGELVFVAPFQTNATGIIAQNDPIIEHLDFDWKMQDSYRVEVGYLGGTDGFGWRARYWQFDNSTSFDVDANVGLVQDEGALMWSSTNDGDTIIGLVDVDTATLTQSIEADVFDLELQRQLAKPLKISGGVRYAKIAQGYLAETDSGIAIGDIEFEGVGPTLASELVMPVRNSGFSVFCNGRGSLLFGNQNFRATDDDGDEVLLIESDSHLASSIELQLGGEFRCAQGLYFRTGLESQFWSNVGSPNPSAIYLDDSDEANVDDPQNEDLGFIGLMLEAGFVY from the coding sequence ATGGGTCTTAGGCATTTCTTATTTGGCGCTGCGATCGCCTTTACGATCGGCAGTTGTTCTTCCAGCTACGCGCAGGAGATCGAGCTTGGCTCCTACGACAGCCTGCTCGATCGCGTTGAAAAACTGGAGCAAAAAGCATCAGCCCCTGTGCACTACACCGCACCTCGGGCGTGTGCTTGTGACACGTCCCAAAAGGGAATCTATGGAAAGGGCGAGCTTGTGTTCGTCGCGCCCTTCCAGACCAATGCGACGGGGATCATCGCACAAAACGATCCCATCATCGAGCATCTAGATTTTGACTGGAAGATGCAGGATTCGTATCGCGTCGAAGTCGGCTACCTCGGCGGGACCGATGGATTTGGCTGGCGTGCACGATACTGGCAGTTCGACAACAGCACTTCGTTTGACGTCGACGCGAACGTTGGCTTGGTTCAAGACGAAGGCGCCCTCATGTGGAGCTCGACTAACGACGGCGACACCATCATTGGCTTGGTGGACGTCGACACTGCAACATTGACGCAAAGCATCGAGGCCGATGTCTTTGATCTAGAATTGCAACGCCAGCTTGCCAAACCACTGAAAATCAGCGGCGGTGTCCGGTACGCAAAGATCGCTCAGGGATATCTTGCAGAAACGGATTCAGGGATCGCGATCGGTGACATCGAATTTGAAGGTGTCGGACCGACCCTGGCAAGCGAATTGGTTATGCCCGTTCGCAATTCGGGCTTTTCAGTCTTTTGCAATGGGCGTGGATCGCTGCTGTTCGGCAACCAGAACTTTCGTGCCACCGATGATGACGGAGACGAGGTGTTGCTGATCGAAAGCGATAGTCATCTCGCAAGCTCTATCGAGCTGCAACTTGGAGGTGAATTCCGATGTGCTCAGGGGCTCTATTTCCGAACCGGTCTGGAATCTCAGTTCTGGTCCAACGTCGGAAGCCCTAACCCGTCAGCCATCTACTTGGATGACTCCGACGAAGCAAACGTGGACGATCCGCAAAACGAGGACTTGGGCTTCATCGGCCTGATGCTGGAAGCAGGTTTTGTTTACTAA
- a CDS encoding RNA polymerase sigma factor encodes MEVTSKSLLVRLQSQSVDDRSWQRLIDLYRPLILSWLRKSMLQNQDAEDLTQEILLVVVRKVGDFVHPGHQGAFRGWLKTITLNKMRSFWRSRNYRPKATGSSQFLDMIEELEDPGSNLSRLWNEEHDQYVLERLLELMEDEFEEKTLQAFRRTALVSEPAKEVALSLGMSVGAVYVAKSAVLRRIRQEADGLID; translated from the coding sequence ATGGAAGTGACATCGAAAAGCCTACTGGTGCGGCTGCAAAGTCAGTCGGTGGATGACCGATCTTGGCAGAGGCTCATCGATCTCTATCGTCCGCTGATCTTGTCATGGCTTCGCAAGTCGATGCTGCAGAATCAAGACGCGGAGGATCTGACTCAAGAAATACTGTTGGTTGTTGTTCGCAAAGTGGGAGACTTTGTTCACCCTGGACATCAAGGCGCATTTCGGGGCTGGCTCAAGACGATCACGCTAAACAAAATGCGATCGTTTTGGCGTTCTCGGAACTATCGTCCCAAAGCGACCGGCAGTTCTCAGTTTTTGGATATGATCGAAGAACTAGAAGACCCTGGCAGCAATCTCAGTCGCCTGTGGAACGAAGAGCACGACCAGTACGTTTTGGAGCGACTCTTGGAATTGATGGAAGACGAGTTTGAAGAGAAGACTCTTCAGGCGTTTCGACGAACGGCCCTTGTTAGCGAACCGGCAAAGGAAGTCGCTTTGTCGCTGGGGATGAGTGTTGGCGCCGTCTACGTCGCAAAGTCGGCAGTCCTGCGACGGATTCGGCAGGAAGCCGATGGGCTGATCGACTGA
- a CDS encoding serine/threonine-protein kinase translates to MNKTPTQHPSEQQLSDFSLGRLSADESEFVSQHIMICEQCCTALDVLAEQPDDFLRKLKQVSDQRDRSGKPVIESDSHRSAVQPTTVTSTTPQIDGYEVLDELGRGGMGVVYRVRQVGLDRLVALKIILAGAQATPEEQIRFRKEAHAVAQLVHPNIVQVYETGATDGIPYFTMEYVEGSTLKDAIAGKPWNPMLSAKLTKSLAEAMQSAHDRGIIHRDLKPANVMLPKSVSNESDESDSWLKQATPKITDFGLAKRLGDHELTQPGTVAGTPGFMAPEQALPTKGGVGIAADVYSIGAILYNLITGRPPFEADTAIQILNQLIEQDPLSPRALNPSVDRDLETICLKCLEKEPIRRYGSAIDLAEDLGRYLNGRPIRARKVSAAGKLLRWSRRNRWLAAVSAALMVLLVSAAIAGPLVAFSYSRLAKAERVAASEARKSRSRADTQARLAQRQRAMAEREAATSNEVSSFLLGLFDDADPLAWSGRAFGILTEVNPSAIEIVDRGAKSLGDKTILQDQPLVRATILDKIGTVYLSLGRIDKARPLLFESLELRSEHLPPDHPDLAASLHSSGYLHFASGNMDRAEEFLKKSLAMRERILGEDHPYTLESTVQLGILYLVPPKREAEGKALLTRALEVYRSQQRDSTHATSLAGRDIQWMFMTLAALTYNDLQSANAVDLDTLSLVDELQQIARAVPNRELGGIIVHFIDAEKQRYAGNTVAKVSSMLARTHFQHAEAEYRDALDLGEKTGTRNHYMLAWIRREFGYFLVEQRRYQEAESEFVEALRVYRMQFRESNAAHLTQMLYQTAQCILHGRYAKADRREDRQRIRDEIEKYLSQAVEIGDTAPEMATRQRAIHLFVYSEFLQQSLPPRYEESIAHLNEALEIRQRVFGRQSPQSLQCVALIINGLARQEKIDVAARLVDSWIAGGSDLPWPQRSLPLLVGVAEIFAGQDRVDMAMALLRQAHAAGFRDVRRLNRSAAFAALNQNADFQQLREQIQNELKGND, encoded by the coding sequence ATGAATAAGACTCCAACACAACATCCTTCCGAGCAACAGCTCAGCGATTTTTCGTTGGGGCGGCTGTCTGCGGATGAGTCTGAGTTTGTCTCGCAGCACATCATGATCTGCGAGCAATGCTGCACAGCTTTGGATGTTCTTGCCGAACAGCCTGATGATTTCCTTCGCAAGCTAAAGCAGGTTTCGGATCAGCGTGATCGCAGCGGTAAACCCGTCATCGAATCTGATTCGCATCGCTCGGCTGTTCAACCCACGACGGTGACAAGCACGACACCGCAGATCGATGGCTACGAAGTGCTTGACGAACTGGGACGCGGCGGGATGGGAGTCGTCTATCGAGTGCGGCAAGTCGGTTTGGATCGACTTGTCGCGTTGAAGATTATCTTGGCCGGTGCGCAGGCAACTCCAGAGGAACAGATTCGGTTTCGCAAAGAGGCGCATGCGGTTGCGCAGCTTGTCCATCCGAACATCGTGCAGGTTTATGAGACTGGGGCTACAGACGGAATCCCATACTTCACGATGGAGTATGTCGAAGGATCAACACTGAAAGATGCGATCGCAGGAAAACCGTGGAACCCCATGCTTTCGGCGAAGCTCACCAAGTCGCTTGCCGAAGCGATGCAATCAGCTCACGACAGAGGCATCATCCATCGAGATTTGAAACCGGCCAACGTCATGTTGCCAAAGTCGGTATCGAACGAATCGGATGAGTCTGACTCGTGGCTGAAGCAAGCGACGCCGAAGATCACAGACTTTGGACTTGCGAAAAGACTCGGTGACCACGAATTGACACAACCTGGAACGGTGGCAGGCACGCCAGGTTTCATGGCGCCCGAACAAGCACTGCCGACCAAGGGCGGCGTCGGCATTGCGGCGGATGTCTATTCGATCGGGGCGATCCTTTACAACCTTATCACCGGACGCCCGCCATTCGAAGCCGACACTGCCATTCAGATTCTGAATCAATTGATTGAACAAGATCCCCTATCACCGCGGGCGTTAAACCCGAGTGTTGATCGCGATCTTGAAACGATCTGTTTGAAGTGTTTGGAAAAAGAACCCATCCGTCGATACGGTTCGGCAATCGATCTTGCGGAGGATCTAGGACGCTACCTCAATGGGCGCCCAATTCGGGCTCGAAAGGTAAGTGCTGCGGGGAAACTACTGCGATGGTCTCGCCGCAACCGTTGGCTTGCCGCTGTCAGCGCGGCGCTGATGGTTCTGCTCGTTTCCGCAGCGATCGCGGGGCCGCTTGTTGCTTTTTCTTATAGTCGCCTTGCAAAAGCTGAACGTGTAGCCGCAAGTGAAGCAAGGAAATCACGAAGTCGTGCGGACACGCAGGCTAGATTGGCGCAGCGTCAACGCGCCATGGCAGAGCGGGAAGCGGCGACTTCCAATGAGGTGTCAAGTTTCTTGCTCGGGCTTTTTGACGATGCGGATCCACTCGCTTGGTCGGGCCGTGCGTTCGGAATTCTTACGGAGGTTAATCCGAGCGCGATTGAAATCGTCGATCGCGGCGCGAAATCACTCGGTGATAAGACCATTCTTCAGGATCAGCCACTCGTTCGGGCGACCATCTTGGACAAGATTGGCACCGTCTACCTTAGTCTAGGAAGAATTGATAAAGCCCGCCCGCTACTGTTTGAATCACTGGAACTGCGCAGCGAACATTTGCCTCCAGACCATCCTGATCTCGCAGCGAGTCTGCACAGCTCGGGGTACCTCCACTTCGCATCCGGCAACATGGATCGTGCTGAGGAGTTTCTTAAAAAGTCGCTCGCGATGCGTGAGCGAATCTTGGGTGAGGATCATCCTTATACGCTTGAGTCCACTGTGCAATTGGGGATCCTTTACTTGGTGCCGCCCAAACGTGAGGCAGAGGGAAAAGCTCTGCTCACTCGGGCTCTCGAAGTGTACCGGTCTCAGCAACGCGACTCCACACACGCGACTTCATTGGCGGGGCGTGACATTCAGTGGATGTTCATGACGTTGGCCGCATTGACCTATAACGATCTGCAATCCGCCAACGCAGTCGACCTTGACACGCTTAGCCTTGTCGACGAACTGCAGCAGATTGCCAGAGCGGTTCCCAATCGAGAGCTTGGCGGAATCATCGTGCATTTCATCGATGCGGAAAAGCAACGCTATGCCGGAAACACCGTTGCGAAAGTATCATCGATGTTGGCGAGAACTCATTTTCAGCATGCGGAAGCTGAATACAGAGACGCGCTGGATCTGGGTGAGAAAACGGGGACGCGCAACCACTACATGTTGGCATGGATCCGCCGCGAGTTTGGATATTTCTTGGTCGAACAGAGACGTTACCAAGAAGCCGAATCCGAATTTGTTGAGGCACTCCGCGTTTACCGCATGCAGTTCCGTGAAAGCAATGCGGCGCATTTGACTCAGATGCTCTACCAGACAGCCCAGTGCATCTTGCATGGACGATACGCAAAAGCCGATCGTCGTGAAGATCGCCAAAGGATTAGAGACGAAATTGAGAAGTACCTTTCTCAAGCAGTCGAAATTGGCGACACCGCTCCTGAGATGGCAACCAGGCAGCGGGCGATCCACCTGTTTGTCTACTCGGAATTTTTGCAGCAGTCATTGCCACCAAGGTACGAAGAATCCATTGCACACCTGAATGAAGCGTTGGAGATTCGTCAAAGAGTGTTTGGACGCCAGTCCCCACAATCTTTGCAGTGCGTTGCACTGATCATCAACGGATTGGCAAGGCAGGAAAAAATTGATGTGGCAGCACGCCTTGTTGATTCTTGGATCGCCGGTGGCTCAGATCTTCCCTGGCCTCAGCGATCATTGCCCTTGCTGGTTGGCGTTGCGGAGATTTTCGCCGGGCAAGACCGCGTTGACATGGCGATGGCTTTGTTACGCCAGGCACACGCAGCTGGATTTCGTGATGTCCGTCGCCTGAATCGTTCAGCAGCTTTTGCTGCACTCAATCAGAACGCGGATTTTCAGCAGTTACGTGAGCAAATTCAAAATGAGCTCAAAGGCAACGATTGA